In the Agrococcus sp. Marseille-Q4369 genome, one interval contains:
- a CDS encoding DUF2437 domain-containing protein, whose product MRIARVAVGDAVLHARADGDATAVGAWVPIEDPYLALGEGRLPADIGAPVPSAEARLLAPAAPTVLVGIAQNRGSTDRPLPVQAWLRARAPSSRTASPCASGATRAGSSSRPRSRS is encoded by the coding sequence ATGCGCATCGCGAGGGTCGCCGTCGGCGACGCCGTGCTCCATGCGCGCGCCGACGGCGACGCGACCGCGGTCGGTGCCTGGGTGCCGATCGAGGATCCGTACCTGGCGCTCGGCGAGGGCCGGCTCCCGGCCGACATCGGTGCGCCGGTCCCGAGCGCCGAGGCGCGACTGCTCGCGCCGGCCGCGCCGACCGTGCTCGTCGGCATCGCGCAGAACCGCGGCTCGACCGATCGCCCGCTGCCCGTGCAGGCGTGGCTCAGAGCCCGCGCTCCGTCGTCGCGCACGGCGAGCCCGTGCGCGTCGGGCGCGACGCGGGCCGGCTCGTCGTCGAGGCCGAGATCGCGATCGTGA
- a CDS encoding fumarylacetoacetate hydrolase family protein: MAQSPRSVVAHGEPVRVGRDAGRLVVEAEIAIVIGRDTGDPASPLLDERNAHEFVLGVTAVDDISYPDRAELDERNFESKGGDGSTPLGPWIDTDASIDDLPLALELDGERVRDSSASAMPVPVRESLAYVARWVRLGPGDVVMAGAPLSNHEAHPGQTATVVVGDLRLGCPCAERAPSLA, translated from the coding sequence GTGGCTCAGAGCCCGCGCTCCGTCGTCGCGCACGGCGAGCCCGTGCGCGTCGGGCGCGACGCGGGCCGGCTCGTCGTCGAGGCCGAGATCGCGATCGTGATCGGCCGCGACACGGGCGATCCGGCGTCGCCCCTGCTCGACGAGCGGAACGCGCACGAGTTCGTGCTCGGGGTGACGGCCGTCGACGACATCTCGTATCCCGATCGCGCCGAGCTCGACGAGCGCAACTTCGAGTCGAAGGGCGGCGACGGATCGACCCCGCTCGGCCCCTGGATCGACACCGACGCCTCGATCGACGACCTCCCGCTCGCGCTCGAGCTCGACGGTGAGCGGGTGCGCGACTCGAGCGCGAGCGCGATGCCCGTGCCGGTGCGCGAGTCGCTCGCGTACGTCGCGCGCTGGGTGCGACTCGGTCCGGGCGACGTCGTGATGGCCGGCGCCCCGCTCTCGAACCACGAGGCGCATCCAGGCCAGACGGCGACGGTCGTCGTCGGCGACCTGCGCCTCGGTTGCCCCTGCGCTGAGCGCGCCCCATCACTAGCCTGA
- a CDS encoding D-2-hydroxyacid dehydrogenase, protein MPEHTLKVAVAVSLDDASADRIRELEPRVELLRDPALTRPWRWQGDWEGDPDWQRTPEQQSRFEAMLDEADALFGLPDVSPAALARTVRANERLRWVHTTAAGGGGQVRAAQLSEEELERVVVTTSAGMHASTLAEWALFGVLAGAKGLRRLEADQAARTWGDGRRLMRHVSEMTVLVVGLGGIGKVVAERFAALGATVWGTTRSGEPVAHVDRLVPIDELAEAAAHADAIVSTLPGTERTTGLLGADVFGALRDDTVFVNVGRGTVVDEDALLDALDAGRVGFAALDVTAVEPLPAQSRLWEHPSVLLSPHTAALSVQEPRRIAELFARNATRLLEREPLENVMSTKEFY, encoded by the coding sequence ATGCCCGAGCACACCCTGAAGGTCGCCGTCGCGGTCAGCCTCGACGACGCATCCGCTGATCGCATCCGCGAGCTCGAGCCGCGGGTCGAGCTGCTGCGCGACCCCGCGCTCACGCGCCCGTGGCGCTGGCAGGGCGACTGGGAGGGTGACCCCGACTGGCAGCGCACGCCCGAGCAGCAGTCGAGGTTCGAGGCGATGCTCGACGAGGCGGATGCGCTCTTCGGCCTCCCGGACGTCTCACCCGCCGCGCTCGCCCGCACCGTGCGCGCGAACGAGCGGCTGCGCTGGGTGCACACGACCGCCGCGGGCGGCGGCGGGCAGGTGCGGGCCGCGCAGCTCTCCGAGGAGGAGCTCGAGCGCGTCGTCGTCACGACGAGCGCCGGCATGCACGCGTCGACGCTCGCCGAGTGGGCGCTCTTCGGCGTGCTCGCCGGGGCGAAGGGGCTGCGGCGACTCGAGGCCGACCAGGCCGCCCGCACGTGGGGCGACGGCCGGCGCCTCATGCGCCACGTGAGCGAGATGACGGTGCTCGTCGTCGGGCTCGGCGGCATCGGCAAGGTCGTCGCCGAGCGCTTCGCGGCGCTCGGCGCGACCGTGTGGGGCACGACCCGCTCGGGCGAGCCCGTCGCGCACGTCGACCGGCTCGTGCCGATCGACGAGCTCGCCGAGGCGGCGGCGCACGCCGACGCGATCGTGTCGACGCTGCCCGGCACCGAGCGCACGACCGGGCTCCTCGGCGCCGACGTCTTCGGCGCGCTCCGCGACGACACCGTCTTCGTCAACGTCGGCCGCGGCACGGTCGTCGACGAGGATGCGCTGCTCGACGCCCTCGACGCCGGCCGGGTGGGCTTCGCGGCCCTCGACGTCACCGCCGTCGAGCCGCTCCCCGCGCAGTCGCGGCTGTGGGAGCACCCGAGCGTGCTGCTGAGCCCCCACACCGCGGCGCTCTCGGTGCAGGAGCCGCGCCGCATCGCCGAGCTCTTCGCCCGCAACGCGACGCGCCTGCTCGAGCGCGAACCGCTCGAGAACGTCATGAGCACGAAGGAGTTCTACTGA